The stretch of DNA TCCCCCAGAAAATCTTGCTGAGACAAGTTCAACATCTGCATGGATCAACAAATGCGGATTTTGTAAGGTGCATAGAAATTAATGTCTCATGAATCTATAGTTCTGTTACAAAGTCATCCCTTTTTCAAGGAATTATGGTTTGGGCCTGAAATCATTTTCCCACTGGCACTTGACGAAACTTTTCATAACAAAATAATGGATCCAAGTGATTGAGGAAAGAGGAAACTATTCTAGGTTATTTTATAGTTGCTAAATTTTTCCACACACAAAATGTTCTGCCAGCTATTCATCCATCTTCTCTGAAGAAAATACTTACTGTATGCATGTAATATATAGAACATATGATTAGAAGATACACACTGGCATATATGGCCATGTGCAGAATATTATATTTAAATAAGAAAGAACTGTTGCCTGATTTAAACCCATATCCCATAAGTAATTAAGTTTTCAATTTGAGTAGAGCCAAAAGGTAAAATGATGAATTAAGGGGACGATAATACTTATACCTTCACTGGAGTGTGGTGGTACTTTGTGTCAACGTCATATATCCTGAATCTACAATGATTTGGGAAACAGTAGCAGTTAGTAAGAGCTTTCTGCAAGTAAAATCATTTAAATCATAAGAAACTTACATAAGTGGTTGCACAATCTCAAACTGGTAAGACATTGTAGCCTTAGTGATCCATGAGGGCTCCAGTGAATTTAAAATCACTTCAGTACGGCCAATCTCCTCTAGCTTTCCATTTATGTTAGTGTACACTACTAACATAGGATCACTCTAGAGCAAACATATAGCATATTAACTTCTGAAGAAAAAAGTACATTTACAAAGTAATCAAGCAGAATCAAGCTATGTGCATGCAGTTTCAATAATTATACACTGTAATAATTAAAGTTATGAGGGTTAGATGTAAAATAAGTGAAGGTTGTCTACTCCACTTGTCGGTAAAATCGTAAAAGACAAGCATACCAATATGGAATAAAAATTATAAAGAATTACCAACTTTTAGTATGATCGTTTTCCACAACACCTACAAAAGTCAGAGACAACCATCCAGGGCTGAtgtattttatttttttcaagGTAATGTTATTAAACCTCTGGAGAACGAGCTGTACTACCAAGATGGAAGTAGGACTATTGAGATTAAAGAATTTCAAAAAAAATGCTATTTTGCACCTTTGAAAACGCGTCCATATTCCGTAACTTCGTTGCCGAAAATGACAGCTGTAAATAAATGAAGAAAACAGCGTATCAGAACAGATCGTGATATTGCCACCCACAATCAACTTGCGAACATGTTTAGTAGGCTGTGACATGTAGACTGAAAAGCTGCATCATTAGTTAGCACACCACCCTTCAAACTATAGCCATTCAGTTCCTATATTCAACTATCATGGTGCATGCACTTGCGACTAGGGTTGTGGTAACAAGATCCGAGTGATGAGTATAGAATTAAGAAAAGCAATTCATGAACCCAAACATCTTCTTATGAGCTGCAGATAGTAAATTTATTATATAGTTTGAAGTGTTTTAAATTTTATCAGAGAAATAGAAATCCTACAAAAATAAAATATTGACTAACTACTTATTAAATTATAGGAAGCAAGGTCATATTAAATTATAGGAAGCAAGGTCACCAGGTCGACGTCAAAAGAAAAGCTATTAGTACCGAACAGTCCCTGCACAGGTCCCATGGTTTTGTTATAAAGCAAAAGATTTCCTTCCCCCACCCACTCCAACTTAAAATGTATTTGACCTTTCCTAATCCCTTTCAGGACAATGCATCCGGTATGAAAGGTACCATACAGAAGTTTTCTGACACAATGCTACGATACGCAATCAACATTTGAGAAAAAATGTATTATAATATGGTCTAGTTCGTGCACGAGAATGGGGCTGATGAGTGATGAACAAATTACAAATCACATGCAATTCTGTATGATGATGTAGCGATTCATAAGAGAAACATATAAGCATGCATGCAAAATCTCCCAACAGAAAGGAACACAAAATCGATCGAGGTATGCAACTGAGAACCAGAAAAGTTTTCCGTGTTCTCAAAAACAGAAGGGGGCAACTGGAATCGGCGGCATTATATTGGCACACAAAAAGTTTGGCCCGCTTGACTCCGAGCGATTTCCGTGAACGGAGTGTACTTCCCAAAACGAAGCACCAAAACCTACAGTGCCGCCTCAGTAAGCGAAAACCCCAAACACCACTTCAAGCGCAAGCACTTCAGGAAGGTGGCACATCAAAATTTTAATCAGCGCATTTGCGAAGTAGCTCAGTGTAGTACATTTCGAAAATCACGATGACATTTCAGCCGAGAATCCTGATTCCAATTCCTATCCCGCCTAACCGGTTCGAAACTACTCAGTAGGCACACCCACCAAACACAGCAACAAAACCCCAATTCCTCCCAAACCCAAAACCGCAACCGCCCCCACCCCGCTCCCAATTCAGCCATCGGGGAACAGATTCATGGCCGTCGAAGGGCCGGCCGCGTGCTTCCCTTACCTCGACGGGCGTGTAGAGGCCGCGGAGGCCGCGCGCCTCGAAGAAGTGGTCGACGGCGTCGTTGGGCCCgccctgctgcgccgccgccgcgcccccgtggctccgcccgccgccgcccccgccgacgGCCTCCATGCCGCCGCGGACGTCGCCGGCCACGGAGAAGCACCCACCCATCCCCCGACCTCGCTCTGTCCGCCTTCCCTCCCGAACGTTAGAAAAATTGAGGCGATGGCTACCAACTGAAACTTCGAAATCGATGGACCGAAATTGAAGAGACCAGGAGCAAATGCCTTGACGCTTGACCTTCGCCCTGCCGCGGCCCGATATTTATACCGGGAGGGAGGCCTCCAGGCACCAGCAGCAGAGGTCGCCTGGAAATCGGTGGAGAGGGGGTGCTCCTTCCGTATCCCTTCCGATGAAGATCCTTGCCTTTTATCCACTAATGAAAAAAACTTGTTGCTACGCGTCTCTGCGTTGATTGACTGCCAAAAATAGGAAGGCGAGTTGATTTCGGAAGGAACCAAGAAGGCTCGCCCTCAGCCGGCTAGCATGCGAGTGGGTGGGTGTGCAGTTGTACCCGGCACGTAAGTGGGGACACGGCGGGCGGTCTCCAAAATTAACCGGCGACGTAGCGGCCCCCTCGCACCAATCTATGTTACCAGGACAACCAATCGAGACCAAGTTTTTGGCTTGGTATCGGTAGTCACACTCTGGTTTGCTGCTCATTGCTAGGTTTGTTCGCGGCATAAGCCGTAGCATATCGAGGAAGCGCAGGCGCGCAGCGGCGTTGGCCAGCAAGCACGGGGGACTAGACCACGGGCTGCGCACGCGGAGAGAGCAACGCGCGAGCGCCCGTCGTGCATTCGGGCCCGCCCACCCACAGGCCATGGACAGTTCGAGACTGGAAAGGGGTCGTTGTCGCACCGCGTCGTGCGCGGTCAGAATCTCTCAACAACGCCGTGATGATCTTCTGGGCTGGGTGGGGGTTACTTTCCGCGCCAGATGGTCATCAATACCACGCCGGCACGCCGCCATAATCAACATTTGGGCAACGTGAGCCAAAACTGAACAAGGCAGACGACGCTTCCCAAACCACGATCCAAAACTGCCGCGGCCCGATATTCCAAATCGGAATCAAAAGAGCAAACACTAGTAAGAAAACTATACTTTCGGTTCCAGGAAGGCTTCAGAAACCACAGCCACAACCCAAATGCAAATCAGAAGAGCGAACAATAAAAAAGAAAACACGAAACCAAATGCATAAAGATAAACAAGACGACTCCTGACAATACGTTTAACGACGCCCAAAAGGGCACACCATAAGTCTTAGAGCATTCCAAGTTTCGCCAAAGCTGAAATAACAACACAGTACCTAGAATACAAATGGCACAGCGCCAGCAGACCTTAAAAGTTCACACGGTATAACAGCAATGACCGCAGACAAAACTTATGGGATAATGAAAAGGTATCTAGGTATCGCAAAAGCAAAACCAGGCACATCATTTCTTCTTGGCAGCAGCCTTGGTCACCTTGGCACCGGTCGGGTCCTTCTTCTCCACGCTCTTGATGACTCCAacagcaaccgtttgcctcatGTCACGGACAGCAAAACGACCAAGAGGAGGGTACTCGGAGAAGGTCTCCACCACCATGGGCTTGGTGGGAACCATCTTAACCATACCAGCATCACCGTTCTTGAGGAACTTGGGCTCCTTCTCAAGCTCCTTACCAGATCGCCTGTCGATCTTGGTAACGAGCTCAGCAAACTTGACGGCGATGTGGGAGGTGTGGCAGTCCAGCACTGGGGCGTAGCCGTTGCCGATCTGTCCAGGGTGGTTCATGATGATGACCTGGGAGGTGAAGCTCGCAGCCTCCTTGGCAGGGTCATCCTTGGAGTTGGAGGCCACATACCCACGCTTCAGATCCTTCACGGCAACGTTCTTCACGTTGAAGCCAACATTGTCACCAGGAAGGGCCTCCTGGAGAGCCTCGTGGTGCATCTCGACGGACTTCACCTCAGTAGTCAGGCCGCTGGGACCAAAGGTAACAACCATACCAGGCTTGATGATACCGGTCTCAACACGGCCAACGGGGACAGTTCCAATACCACCAATCTTGTACACATCCTGAAGGGGGAGACGCAGGGGCTTGTCCGAAGGCCTCTTGGGCTCGTTGATCTGGTCAAGAGCCTCAAGCAGGGTTGGGCCCTTGTACCAGTCAAGGTTGGTGGACCTCTCAATCATGTTGTCACCCTCAAAACCAGAGATGGGGACGAAGGCGATCTTGTCAGGGTTGTAGCCGACCTTCTTCAGGTAGGAGGAGACTTCCTTAACAATCTCATCATAACGGGCCTTGGAGTACTTGGGAGTGG from Panicum hallii strain FIL2 chromosome 3, PHallii_v3.1, whole genome shotgun sequence encodes:
- the LOC112885960 gene encoding elongation factor 1-alpha; translated protein: MGKEKSHINIVVIGHVDSGKSTTTGHLIYKLGGIDKRVIERFEKEAAEMNKRSFKYAWVLDKLKAERERGITIDIALWKFETTKYYCTVIDAPGHRDFIKNMITGTSQADCAVLIIDSTTGGFEAGISKDGQTREHALLAFTLGVKQMICCCNKMDATTPKYSKARYDEIVKEVSSYLKKVGYNPDKIAFVPISGFEGDNMIERSTNLDWYKGPTLLEALDQINEPKRPSDKPLRLPLQDVYKIGGIGTVPVGRVETGIIKPGMVVTFGPSGLTTEVKSVEMHHEALQEALPGDNVGFNVKNVAVKDLKRGYVASNSKDDPAKEAASFTSQVIIMNHPGQIGNGYAPVLDCHTSHIAVKFAELVTKIDRRSGKELEKEPKFLKNGDAGMVKMVPTKPMVVETFSEYPPLGRFAVRDMRQTVAVGVIKSVEKKDPTGAKVTKAAAKKK